A genomic stretch from Mycobacterium cookii includes:
- a CDS encoding TetR/AcrR family transcriptional regulator produces the protein MSNPVARESTRRRLTAKQADTVDRLGQAAIGVLGREGFSGLTIRMVAAEAGVGAATAYTYFSSKEHLVAEVFWRRLASSPVPPTDSPDSTVRVIAVLRQIALLVADEPELAGAVTNALLGKDPEVEHLRVRIGREIHQRLVTAVGSDHSPDVVESLELLYAGALVRAGMGYASYVQIADRLETSARLLLAGRSNSP, from the coding sequence GCCAAGCAGGCCGATACCGTTGACCGGCTGGGCCAGGCGGCGATCGGCGTACTCGGCCGAGAAGGTTTCTCCGGGTTGACGATTCGTATGGTCGCAGCCGAAGCGGGGGTCGGCGCTGCGACGGCCTACACCTACTTCTCGTCCAAGGAACACCTTGTCGCAGAAGTCTTCTGGCGACGGCTGGCATCCAGCCCGGTGCCGCCGACCGATTCGCCGGATTCGACCGTTCGGGTGATCGCGGTGCTGCGTCAGATCGCCCTGCTGGTTGCCGACGAGCCCGAGCTGGCCGGCGCGGTGACCAACGCGTTGCTGGGCAAAGACCCTGAGGTCGAGCATCTGCGGGTGCGTATCGGCCGCGAAATCCACCAGCGGCTTGTCACCGCGGTGGGCTCCGATCACAGTCCGGACGTGGTGGAGTCGCTCGAGCTGCTCTACGCCGGAGCCCTGGTGCGCGCCGGCATGGGTTATGCCTCCTACGTCCAGATCGCCGACCGGCTGGAGACGTCGGCGCGGCTGCTGTTGGCCGGCCGCTCGAACTCGCCCTGA